The Kitasatospora setae KM-6054 genome contains a region encoding:
- a CDS encoding bifunctional aspartate transaminase/aspartate 4-decarboxylase: protein MSKPSISREEIKRLSRLSPFELKGEFIKLAEQYQADQPGQKGKTTAHMLNAGRGNPNWVCTGPREAMLALGHFALSESRRVWTADNLGGMPEQDGISGRYDHFARSHPELPGIDLLTACVSLAVDRFDLDRDAFLHELADASIGDNYPVPDRMLTGAEQIVTGYLHDELMDRRPPEGDLDLFATEGGTAAMCYIFDSLMKNGILHKGDKIALMVPVFTPYIEIPELDTYEFDVVTVEASSFAEAGVREWRYPTEEVAKLADPAVKLVCLVNPSNPPSLALSQRVTDQIKSIVATDNPNLIIVTDDVYGTFVNHFRSIAADLPRNTLLVYSYSKHYGCTGHRLGVIGLQRDNVIDDALAALPQADKDRLAKRYGSLSLDPGSIRFIDRLVADSRQVALNHTAGLSLPQQAQLTLFSLFALLPEGKAYKAKVQAIVQQRLALLLEGSGMKISDDPQRAGYYIELDLLAEAERTSGPEFAAFLQKNYEPTEPLFRLAEQTGVVLLNGGGFDGPQWSVRVSLANLDDLDYLKIGHHLKAIFDDYRAEWQAAGGK from the coding sequence ATGAGCAAGCCGTCGATCAGCCGCGAGGAGATCAAGCGCCTCTCCCGGCTCAGCCCGTTCGAGCTCAAGGGCGAGTTCATCAAGCTCGCCGAGCAGTACCAGGCCGACCAGCCCGGGCAGAAGGGCAAGACCACCGCCCACATGCTCAACGCCGGCCGCGGCAACCCCAACTGGGTGTGCACCGGCCCGCGCGAGGCGATGCTCGCCCTCGGCCACTTCGCGCTCAGCGAGTCCCGCCGGGTCTGGACCGCCGACAACCTCGGCGGCATGCCCGAACAGGACGGCATCTCCGGACGCTACGACCACTTCGCCCGCTCCCACCCCGAACTGCCCGGCATCGACCTGCTCACCGCCTGCGTCAGCCTCGCCGTCGACCGCTTCGACCTCGACCGCGACGCCTTCCTGCACGAGCTCGCGGACGCCTCGATCGGCGACAACTACCCCGTCCCCGACCGGATGCTGACCGGCGCCGAACAGATCGTCACCGGCTACCTGCACGACGAACTGATGGACCGCCGGCCCCCCGAGGGCGACCTCGACCTGTTCGCCACCGAAGGCGGCACCGCCGCCATGTGCTACATCTTCGACTCCCTGATGAAGAACGGCATCCTGCACAAGGGCGACAAGATCGCCCTGATGGTGCCGGTCTTCACCCCCTACATCGAGATCCCCGAACTCGACACCTACGAGTTCGACGTCGTCACCGTCGAAGCCTCCTCCTTCGCCGAGGCCGGCGTCCGCGAATGGCGCTACCCCACCGAGGAGGTCGCCAAGCTCGCCGACCCCGCCGTCAAACTCGTCTGCCTGGTCAACCCCAGCAACCCGCCCTCCCTCGCGCTCTCCCAGCGGGTCACCGACCAGATCAAGTCCATCGTCGCCACCGACAACCCGAACCTGATCATCGTCACCGACGACGTCTACGGCACCTTCGTCAACCACTTCCGCAGCATCGCCGCCGACCTGCCCCGCAACACCCTGCTCGTCTACTCCTACTCCAAGCACTACGGCTGCACCGGCCACCGCCTCGGCGTCATCGGCCTCCAGCGCGACAACGTCATCGACGACGCCCTCGCCGCCCTCCCGCAGGCCGACAAGGACCGGCTCGCCAAGCGCTACGGCAGCCTCAGCCTCGACCCCGGCAGCATCCGCTTCATCGACCGGCTGGTCGCCGACTCCCGCCAGGTCGCCCTCAACCACACCGCCGGCCTCTCCCTCCCGCAGCAGGCCCAGCTCACCCTGTTCTCGCTCTTCGCGCTGCTCCCCGAGGGCAAGGCGTACAAGGCCAAGGTGCAGGCCATCGTCCAGCAGCGCCTCGCCCTGCTGCTCGAAGGCTCCGGCATGAAGATCTCCGACGACCCGCAGCGGGCCGGCTACTACATCGAACTCGACCTGCTCGCCGAAGCCGAACGCACCTCCGGCCCCGAGTTCGCCGCCTTCCTGCAGAAGAACTACGAACCCACCGAGCCGCTCTTCCGGCTCGCCGAGCAGACCGGCGTCGTCCTGCTCAACGGCGGCGGCTTCGACGGCCCGCAGTGGTCCGTCCGGGTCTCGCTCGCCAACCTCGACGACCTCGACTACCTCAAGATCGGCCACCACCTGAAGGCCATCTTCGACGACTACCGCGCCGAATGGCAGGCCGCCGGCGGCAAGTGA
- a CDS encoding response regulator, whose amino-acid sequence MAVTVLLADDEDLMRAGLRMMLDTQPDLRVVGEAADGAQAVRLATELRPDVVLMDVRMPVLDGVAATAELSVRCPGSRVLVLSTFESDAYVFAAVRAGAAGFLLKRTPPEQLLDGIRTVASGEALLSPSVTRRVLAEFARAAPPPPSPAVRAVLDRLTPREHQVLRLLGRGRSNPEIAAALYLGEATVKTHVRRVLDKLGVRNRVHAVVFAFDHGLVRPAPHAGVEEE is encoded by the coding sequence TTGGCCGTGACCGTTCTTCTCGCGGACGACGAGGACTTGATGCGGGCCGGCCTGCGGATGATGCTCGACACCCAGCCGGATCTGCGGGTGGTCGGCGAGGCCGCCGACGGCGCGCAGGCGGTGCGCCTGGCAACGGAGTTGCGGCCGGACGTGGTCCTGATGGACGTCCGGATGCCGGTCCTGGACGGGGTGGCCGCCACCGCCGAGCTGTCCGTCCGCTGCCCGGGGTCGCGCGTCCTGGTGCTCAGCACCTTCGAGTCGGACGCGTACGTCTTCGCGGCGGTCCGGGCGGGCGCGGCGGGGTTCCTGTTGAAGCGCACCCCGCCGGAGCAACTCCTGGACGGCATCCGCACGGTGGCGTCCGGTGAGGCGCTGCTCTCGCCGTCGGTGACCCGCCGGGTGCTCGCCGAGTTCGCCCGGGCGGCGCCGCCGCCGCCGTCCCCGGCCGTCCGGGCCGTGCTCGACCGGCTGACGCCGCGCGAGCACCAGGTGCTGCGGCTGCTGGGCCGGGGCCGGTCGAACCCGGAGATCGCCGCCGCCCTGTATCTGGGCGAGGCCACCGTGAAGACCCATGTCCGGCGCGTGCTGGACAAGTTGGGCGTCCGCAACCGGGTCCACGCGGTGGTCTTCGCCTTCGACCACGGCCTGGTCCGACCCGCCCCGCACGCCGGTGTCGAGGAGGAGTAG
- a CDS encoding sensor histidine kinase, giving the protein MNWWRADGRVARGWWVALDGVVAWASAGIAVGGSGYTASLLAGSAVSRVAVAVWFGALLLRRLVPVAALWAGAGATVAVVVAGEPVTNLSLASALPLVVLFRVRPPAAAAVLAALPVPAVLLALAGRPGFPLACALHAVAVAVGVAARRRARARRAAAEERARRLLDEERARMARELHDAVGHAVTVMVTHAGAARLGAADGPPPLRETLARIERVGRGAMGDLDRVLGLLESSPPPPRLEPALRALLADLPPRLSATLELSYPAADLTVSWVELFHQAAREALTNTLRHSTATATTVRLRRTRHGLRLTVTDNGRPAPATSRSSSGRGLASLRRRAAALGGTLTAGPTADQTADQTAGPTTGPTTGPGPDGWRLEVELPWP; this is encoded by the coding sequence GTGAACTGGTGGCGGGCGGACGGGCGGGTGGCGCGGGGCTGGTGGGTCGCGCTGGACGGGGTGGTGGCGTGGGCGTCGGCCGGGATCGCGGTGGGCGGTTCGGGCTACACGGCGTCGCTGCTGGCGGGTTCGGCGGTGTCCCGGGTGGCGGTGGCGGTGTGGTTCGGGGCACTGCTGCTGCGGCGGCTGGTGCCGGTGGCGGCGCTGTGGGCGGGTGCGGGGGCGACGGTCGCGGTGGTGGTGGCGGGCGAGCCGGTGACGAACCTGTCGCTGGCGTCGGCGCTGCCGCTGGTGGTGCTGTTCCGCGTCCGGCCGCCGGCCGCCGCCGCCGTGCTCGCCGCCCTGCCGGTGCCGGCCGTCCTGCTCGCGCTCGCCGGCCGTCCCGGTTTCCCGCTCGCCTGCGCTCTGCACGCCGTCGCGGTGGCGGTGGGTGTGGCGGCGCGGCGGCGGGCGCGGGCCCGCCGGGCGGCGGCGGAGGAGCGGGCGCGGCGCCTGCTGGACGAGGAACGGGCGCGGATGGCAAGGGAGTTGCACGACGCGGTGGGGCACGCGGTGACGGTGATGGTGACCCATGCGGGCGCGGCGCGGCTGGGTGCGGCGGACGGTCCGCCGCCGCTGCGCGAGACGCTGGCGCGGATCGAGCGGGTCGGCCGCGGCGCGATGGGCGACCTGGACCGGGTGCTGGGCCTGCTGGAATCGTCCCCGCCGCCCCCGCGACTGGAGCCCGCCCTGCGGGCGCTGCTCGCCGACCTGCCGCCGCGGCTCTCCGCGACCCTCGAACTCTCCTACCCCGCAGCTGACTTGACGGTCTCCTGGGTCGAGCTGTTCCACCAGGCGGCCCGGGAGGCGCTGACGAACACCTTGCGGCACTCGACGGCCACCGCCACCACCGTCCGCCTCCGCCGCACCCGGCACGGGCTGCGTCTCACCGTCACCGACAACGGCCGCCCCGCGCCAGCGACTTCGCGCTCCTCCTCCGGCCGCGGCCTGGCCTCGCTCCGCCGGCGGGCGGCCGCGCTGGGCGGCACCCTGACCGCCGGCCCGACCGCCGACCAAACCGCCGACCAAACCGCCGGCCCGACTACCGGCCCAACTACCGGACCGGGGCCGGACGGCTGGCGTCTGGAGGTCGAACTCCCTTGGCCGTGA
- a CDS encoding alpha/beta fold hydrolase: MKSMKSMERMESGQRAKSTRRTLIAVGLVPVGLIGGTVGAGLGLLAAGALAPVRWLMLGGALLGLAAGAWWPLRGAARLGGWPARTPAAVAALLAAALAAAVLPPGERAAPATAAAYWDLPTGSRLAYHLTPARGPARDTPVIRLHGGPGTPGEAADGLDTALAAAGYPVYAYDQLGSGDSPRPAGLDGYTVQRQIDDLEAVRQRIGAERVVLIGASWGGTLAAEYLAAHPGHVARAVFTSPGALWAPAYSDEQAGQLWDRLTDAQRRQVARIGTTPRATLWALLAAVDPAQARALLPDAEADALFRQLLAATGSAATCTPGGGDVPVKTPGYYANQLIAADLRHRPDPRPALRTARVPALVLRGECDYKHWPVTREYRDTLPDARLLYVPGAGHAIAVDRPAEYRAAVLAFLTDAPLPRAPYAGEADPAGSR; encoded by the coding sequence ATGAAGAGCATGAAGAGCATGGAGCGCATGGAGAGCGGGCAGCGGGCGAAGAGCACGCGGAGGACGCTGATCGCGGTGGGGCTGGTGCCGGTCGGGCTGATCGGCGGGACGGTCGGGGCCGGGCTCGGGCTGCTGGCGGCCGGGGCGCTCGCGCCCGTCCGGTGGCTGATGCTCGGCGGTGCGCTGCTGGGCCTCGCCGCCGGGGCCTGGTGGCCGCTCCGGGGCGCGGCCCGGCTCGGCGGGTGGCCGGCCCGGACCCCGGCCGCGGTCGCCGCGCTGCTCGCGGCCGCGCTCGCCGCCGCCGTGCTGCCGCCCGGCGAGCGGGCCGCCCCCGCGACTGCCGCCGCGTACTGGGACCTGCCCACCGGCTCCCGCCTCGCCTACCACCTCACCCCCGCCCGCGGACCCGCCCGCGACACCCCCGTCATCCGCCTGCACGGCGGCCCCGGCACCCCCGGCGAAGCCGCGGACGGACTCGACACCGCGCTCGCCGCCGCCGGCTACCCCGTCTACGCCTACGACCAGTTGGGCTCCGGCGACTCCCCGCGCCCGGCCGGCCTGGACGGCTACACCGTGCAGCGGCAGATCGACGACCTGGAGGCGGTCCGGCAGCGGATCGGCGCCGAGCGGGTCGTCCTGATCGGCGCCTCCTGGGGCGGCACCCTCGCCGCCGAGTACCTCGCCGCGCACCCCGGTCACGTCGCCCGCGCCGTCTTCACCTCGCCCGGCGCGCTCTGGGCCCCCGCGTACAGCGACGAACAGGCCGGGCAGCTCTGGGACCGCCTCACCGACGCCCAGCGCCGCCAGGTCGCCCGGATCGGCACCACGCCCCGCGCCACCCTCTGGGCCCTGCTCGCCGCCGTCGACCCCGCCCAGGCCCGCGCCCTGCTCCCCGACGCCGAAGCCGACGCGCTGTTCCGCCAGTTGCTCGCCGCCACCGGCTCCGCCGCGACCTGCACCCCCGGCGGCGGCGACGTGCCCGTCAAGACCCCCGGCTACTACGCGAACCAGCTGATCGCCGCCGACCTGCGCCACCGCCCCGACCCCCGGCCGGCGCTGCGCACCGCGCGCGTCCCGGCGCTGGTGCTGCGCGGCGAGTGCGACTACAAGCACTGGCCGGTCACCCGCGAGTACCGCGACACCCTGCCGGACGCCCGCCTGCTCTACGTCCCCGGCGCCGGCCACGCGATCGCCGTCGACCGCCCGGCCGAGTACCGGGCGGCGGTGCTGGCCTTCCTCACCGACGCGCCGCTGCCCCGGGCGCCGTACGCGGGGGAGGCGGATCCGGCCGGGAGCCGGTGA
- a CDS encoding universal stress protein — protein sequence MEIRAANGVLAGVDGSVPAAEAAEWAAREAESRGTGLHLVHAVNTGTVTLSPRTGAGVTDLILREAAELLENVQSKLAAAHPGLRITGDVVPRDAGEAVLTAAEHASLAVLGTRGHGGFASLLLGSVSLRVAAHADCPVVVVRAPGRPGGPVLVAVHDERDAAALRFGCEIAARRGLPVRAVHTWSPVVADVGRMAPMVDELGEESELHEQLLRRTCDPVREDYPEVEVESHQLTGGAAATLVEESRTATLLVASRHEPAPRFGLRLSTPVHAVLHHAHCPVAVVPV from the coding sequence ATGGAGATCAGGGCGGCGAACGGGGTGCTGGCGGGGGTCGACGGGTCGGTGCCCGCGGCCGAGGCGGCGGAGTGGGCCGCGCGGGAGGCGGAGTCGCGGGGGACGGGGCTGCACCTGGTGCACGCCGTCAACACCGGGACGGTGACGCTCTCGCCGCGCACCGGCGCCGGCGTCACCGACCTGATCCTGCGGGAGGCCGCGGAGCTGCTGGAGAACGTCCAGTCGAAGCTGGCGGCCGCCCACCCGGGCCTGCGGATCACCGGCGACGTCGTCCCGCGCGACGCCGGGGAGGCCGTGCTGACCGCCGCCGAGCACGCCTCGCTCGCCGTCCTCGGCACCCGCGGCCACGGCGGCTTCGCCTCGCTGCTGCTCGGCTCGGTCAGCCTGCGGGTCGCCGCGCACGCGGACTGCCCGGTGGTGGTGGTCCGGGCGCCCGGCCGCCCGGGCGGGCCGGTGCTGGTCGCCGTCCACGACGAACGGGACGCCGCCGCGCTGCGGTTCGGCTGCGAGATCGCCGCCCGCCGGGGCCTGCCGGTGCGGGCCGTGCACACCTGGTCGCCGGTGGTGGCCGACGTCGGGCGGATGGCGCCGATGGTCGACGAACTGGGAGAGGAGTCGGAGCTGCACGAGCAACTGCTGCGCCGCACCTGCGACCCGGTGCGCGAGGACTACCCGGAGGTCGAGGTGGAGAGCCACCAGCTGACCGGGGGCGCCGCCGCGACCCTGGTCGAGGAGTCCCGCACCGCCACCCTGCTGGTGGCCTCCCGGCACGAGCCCGCACCGCGCTTCGGCCTGCGGCTGTCGACGCCCGTGCACGCCGTCCTGCACCACGCGCACTGCCCGGTGGCCGTCGTCCCGGTGTGA
- a CDS encoding TetR/AcrR family transcriptional regulator, protein MPDPSAPSPTPTSPQSPSLTERRKAATQQEISLAAARLFAEHGAEGTTAEDIARTSGVSLRTFYRYFRTKEDAVAPLLAEGSRQWIELLAATAPGTPPLTALLDSARASLTPAPGRAAESLAWTRGLLRAMPDDPALRDVWHRVHHDAEAALRPVLAGLTGLAAEGLEARLLAAAANTAMRVAVESWAAADTPPTAAADLADTTFRRLAGPLLPPA, encoded by the coding sequence ATGCCCGACCCGTCCGCACCCTCGCCCACCCCCACGTCCCCGCAGTCGCCGTCGCTGACCGAGCGCCGCAAGGCCGCCACCCAGCAGGAGATCTCGCTCGCCGCGGCCCGCCTGTTCGCCGAGCACGGCGCCGAGGGCACCACCGCCGAGGACATCGCCCGCACCTCCGGCGTCTCGCTGCGCACCTTCTACCGCTACTTCCGGACCAAGGAGGACGCGGTCGCCCCGCTGCTCGCCGAGGGCTCCCGCCAGTGGATCGAGCTACTCGCCGCGACCGCCCCCGGCACCCCGCCGCTCACCGCCCTGCTGGACTCCGCCCGCGCCTCCCTCACCCCCGCCCCGGGCCGCGCCGCCGAGTCGCTGGCCTGGACCCGCGGCCTGCTCCGCGCCATGCCGGACGACCCGGCGCTGCGCGACGTCTGGCACCGCGTCCACCACGACGCCGAGGCCGCGCTGCGCCCCGTCCTGGCCGGGCTCACCGGGCTGGCCGCCGAGGGCTTGGAGGCCCGGCTGCTGGCCGCCGCCGCGAACACCGCGATGCGCGTCGCCGTCGAGTCCTGGGCGGCCGCCGACACGCCCCCGACCGCCGCGGCCGACCTCGCCGACACCACCTTCCGCCGCCTGGCCGGCCCGCTGCTCCCGCCCGCCTGA
- a CDS encoding SDR family NAD(P)-dependent oxidoreductase, translating into MKRFEGRRVLITGAGSGIGQATVHRILAEGGIVVAVDVSEAGLAATHQRAEADGTADQLSTVVVDISDEASVRAGVGGAITGLGGLDVLVNAAGILRSAHTEQTTLEFWNRMLAVNLTGTFLVTREALPALLATGRGVVVNFSSTSASFAHPYMAAYAATKGGIQSFTHAIAAEYAKQGLRAVSVAPGSIASGMTADPGLPADADMSWFVKLQPALGQGFAGPETVAGVIAMLASDDGAFVTGTEIRIDGGTHA; encoded by the coding sequence ATGAAGCGTTTCGAAGGCCGCCGCGTCCTGATCACCGGCGCCGGCTCCGGCATCGGCCAGGCCACCGTCCACCGGATCCTGGCCGAGGGCGGCATCGTGGTCGCCGTCGACGTGTCCGAGGCCGGCCTCGCCGCCACCCACCAGCGGGCCGAGGCCGACGGCACCGCCGACCAGCTGAGCACCGTGGTCGTCGACATCTCCGACGAGGCGTCCGTCCGGGCCGGCGTCGGCGGCGCGATCACCGGCCTCGGCGGCCTGGACGTGCTGGTCAACGCGGCCGGCATCCTGCGCTCGGCGCACACCGAGCAGACCACGCTGGAGTTCTGGAACCGGATGCTGGCGGTCAACCTGACCGGCACCTTCCTGGTCACCCGCGAGGCGCTGCCCGCGCTGCTCGCCACCGGCCGCGGCGTGGTGGTCAACTTCTCCTCCACCTCCGCCTCCTTCGCCCACCCCTACATGGCCGCGTACGCCGCGACCAAGGGCGGCATCCAGTCCTTCACGCACGCCATCGCCGCCGAGTACGCCAAGCAGGGCCTGCGCGCCGTCAGCGTCGCGCCCGGCTCGATCGCCTCCGGCATGACCGCCGACCCCGGGCTGCCCGCGGACGCCGACATGTCGTGGTTCGTCAAGCTCCAGCCCGCCCTCGGGCAGGGCTTCGCGGGCCCGGAGACGGTCGCCGGCGTGATCGCCATGCTGGCCTCCGACGACGGCGCGTTCGTCACCGGCACCGAGATCCGGATCGACGGCGGCACCCACGCCTGA
- a CDS encoding alpha/beta hydrolase, which produces MGLTSTTLLLFTIEVALVVLGATVWWWPAFAERHWRAVLGRVGMLLGSQFALLAVLGLVANNYFSFYSSWNDLLGTGPDAPVSVRAAAAPGAQPAPTGSAASSAASAAPTASASASASAEADPPNLPVLPAEETGSEPVNASGRDPQKVGAIRAVRIPGARTGLSTDGYVYLPPQYFQPGNEQRKFPAVIAMTGFPGDAKALITRFNYPGVALDELRAGRMQPTVLVLMRPSPAMPADPECEDVPGGPQAETYFAKDVPRAIGAAYRVATGPGAWGVMGNSTGGYCAAKLAMRHPDVFAGGVSISGYLKAAEDVTTGDLFKGSQRRRDEADLLWRVRNLPMPATGIMLSGAEKGDGDFRAEADAFTAAAKAPLTTGIASVPEGGHNYTTWIKLLPSGFQFLSARLKV; this is translated from the coding sequence ATGGGGCTCACCAGCACGACACTGCTGCTGTTCACGATCGAGGTCGCGCTGGTCGTCCTCGGCGCGACCGTCTGGTGGTGGCCCGCCTTCGCCGAACGGCACTGGCGGGCGGTGCTCGGACGGGTCGGCATGCTGCTCGGCAGCCAGTTCGCGCTGCTCGCCGTGCTCGGCCTGGTCGCGAACAACTACTTCTCGTTCTACAGCAGTTGGAACGACCTACTGGGCACCGGCCCGGACGCCCCGGTCTCCGTCCGGGCCGCCGCCGCTCCCGGGGCGCAGCCCGCGCCGACCGGCTCGGCCGCGTCGTCCGCCGCCTCCGCCGCGCCGACCGCTTCCGCTTCCGCTTCCGCCTCCGCCGAGGCCGACCCGCCGAACCTGCCGGTGCTGCCCGCCGAGGAGACCGGCAGCGAACCCGTCAACGCCAGCGGGCGCGACCCGCAGAAGGTCGGCGCGATCCGCGCCGTCCGGATCCCCGGCGCCCGCACCGGGCTGAGCACCGACGGGTACGTCTACCTGCCGCCGCAGTACTTCCAACCCGGCAACGAGCAGCGGAAGTTCCCCGCGGTGATCGCGATGACCGGTTTCCCCGGCGACGCCAAGGCGCTGATCACCCGCTTCAACTACCCCGGCGTCGCGCTGGACGAGCTCCGGGCCGGCCGGATGCAGCCCACCGTGCTGGTGCTGATGCGGCCCTCGCCCGCGATGCCCGCCGACCCCGAGTGCGAGGACGTCCCCGGCGGCCCGCAGGCCGAGACGTACTTCGCCAAGGACGTCCCGCGCGCGATCGGCGCCGCCTACCGGGTCGCCACCGGCCCCGGCGCCTGGGGCGTGATGGGCAACTCCACCGGCGGCTACTGCGCCGCGAAGCTCGCCATGCGGCACCCCGACGTGTTCGCGGGCGGCGTCTCCATCTCCGGCTACCTCAAGGCCGCCGAGGACGTCACCACCGGCGACCTGTTCAAGGGCAGCCAGCGCCGCCGCGACGAGGCCGACCTGCTCTGGCGGGTGCGCAACCTGCCGATGCCCGCCACCGGGATCATGCTCAGCGGCGCGGAGAAGGGCGACGGCGACTTCCGCGCCGAGGCCGACGCGTTCACCGCCGCCGCGAAAGCTCCGCTGACCACCGGCATCGCGTCCGTCCCCGAGGGCGGCCACAACTACACGACCTGGATCAAGCTGCTGCCGTCCGGGTTCCAGTTCCTGTCGGCGCGGCTGAAGGTCTGA
- a CDS encoding MoaF-related domain-containing protein, with amino-acid sequence MNAPLPGFAGRTYLFEVDNGASFRNSYSADGTRLRWEGLGESAGQYEDVPLHVAAVAPNVWFVSWTERSGITVSHVMDLNALTVKVFWTWEGETGRVGELHTGTLTPA; translated from the coding sequence ATGAACGCCCCCCTGCCGGGCTTCGCCGGCCGCACCTACCTCTTCGAGGTCGACAACGGCGCCTCCTTCCGCAACTCCTACTCCGCGGACGGCACTCGGCTGCGCTGGGAGGGCCTCGGCGAGTCGGCCGGCCAGTACGAGGACGTCCCGCTGCACGTCGCGGCCGTCGCCCCGAACGTCTGGTTCGTCTCCTGGACGGAGCGCAGCGGCATCACCGTCAGCCACGTGATGGACCTCAACGCCCTGACGGTGAAGGTGTTCTGGACATGGGAGGGCGAGACCGGCCGGGTCGGCGAGCTGCACACCGGCACCCTCACCCCGGCCTGA
- a CDS encoding ribonuclease domain-containing protein codes for MRMTLRALKIRAGSVAALGLLTLAPTVATVGEAHAAVSGNVCYSALPSQGRDTIRLIDAGGPFPYSQDGIVFQNREGVLPAQSSGYYHEYTVITPGSSTRGARRIVTGKVYHEDYYTADHYATFRRVDFAC; via the coding sequence ATGCGAATGACTCTACGCGCGTTGAAGATCCGTGCCGGCTCGGTCGCCGCCCTCGGCCTGCTGACCCTCGCCCCCACCGTCGCCACCGTCGGCGAGGCGCACGCCGCCGTCAGCGGGAACGTCTGCTACTCGGCGCTGCCCAGCCAGGGCCGCGACACCATCCGCCTGATCGACGCGGGCGGGCCGTTCCCGTACTCGCAGGACGGCATCGTGTTCCAGAACCGCGAGGGCGTGCTGCCCGCGCAGTCCTCCGGCTACTACCACGAGTACACCGTCATCACCCCGGGCAGTTCGACCCGCGGCGCCCGGCGGATCGTGACCGGCAAGGTCTACCACGAGGACTACTACACGGCGGACCACTACGCGACCTTCCGCCGCGTGGACTTCGCCTGCTGA